A genomic region of Arachis stenosperma cultivar V10309 chromosome 9, arast.V10309.gnm1.PFL2, whole genome shotgun sequence contains the following coding sequences:
- the LOC130950507 gene encoding uncharacterized protein LOC130950507, with amino-acid sequence MENTDFWIQKESHGEKDSLHSLYNDREVSDDEDSSKWQLKKLIRSSNSPRGLVANAIQSQLGKVCFKDLFFRRVHGIDNRIPKHVVSVDEKYLRRCLEFMHSAAIKAAQCNIPVNLRATNMVALSESLNACDSGQFIFECPGRVLISASSGEHWGLGTVMGSKSMINILNSALLQKFGVSDRNDNVSRMNFSDEKGSTCYDFMDSSGGLTISSSHKPEKEAHHKYGSVPVHKRIASSSSTNTNTTCSDWLSSASSTLSQGMIQCTWNRGIPHFIFSADDQKEVYVAHLMEVDSADDKDLDFVYQFHLNKSSHKGRNIPGSVSNLVGKMNVSTSFTLCPNNSKIMETEFTLFGNAEIFDKETHASDDSHRKNKGLTKKVSQVFKTSPSSKRRTLSKFGGSSSIEESCPWEPNALSKANLLETNVPPNFELAAIVVKDHLPCNKPAAKVGGWGLKFLSKSETTLPSESCARNTGDCSTSTSVLIPAGLHGGPRTRDGGPSSLIDRWRSGGRCDCGGWDEGCPLTVLQRRSSASEVPSQVDTQGECKSADLVTQGSGDFCPTLRMINVHDGLYFIHFQPPLSALQAFSIVVAIIHAQSPTLRPKRA; translated from the exons ATGGAAAACACAGACTTTTGGATTCAAAAAGAGAGCCATGGAGAAAAGGATTCACTGCATAGCTTGTACAATGATAGGGAAGTATCGGACGACGAAGACTCGTCGAAATGGCAGTTAAAGAAGTTGATTAGAAGTTCAAATTCGCCTCGCGGCCTAGTTGCGAATGCTATCCAATCACAGTTGGGTAAAGTATGCTTCAAAGATTTGTTCTTCCGGCGTGTTCATGGAATAGACAACAGGATCCCAAAGCATGTGGTTAGTGTGGATGAGAAGTATCTTCGTCGCTGCCTCGAATTTATGCATAGCGCCGCGATAAAAGCAGCTCAATGCAACATACCTGTAAACTTGAGGGCCACAAACATGGTGGCTTTGTCAGAAAGCTTAAATGCGTGTGATTCGGGACAATTCATCTTTGAATGCCCCGGGAGAGTTTTAATTAGTGCTAGTTCCGGGGAGCATTGGGGTTTAGGAACGGTTATGGGGAGTAAGAGTATGATAAATATATTGAATAGTGCCTTGCTTCAGAAGTTTGGTGTATCTGATAGAAATGACAATGTGAGCAGGATGAACTTCTCGGACGAAAAGGGATCGACATGCTATGATTTTATGGACTCTTCTGGTGGTTTAACCATTTCTTCGTCGCATAAACCGGAAAAGGAAGCACATCATAAGTATGGTTCTGTTCCAGTTCACAAAAGGATTGCTTCTAGTTCTAGCACTAACACTAACACTACTTGTTCGGATTGGTTGTCTTCGGCTTCTTCAACTCTTTCTCAAGGAATGATCCAATGCACATGGAATAGAGGGATTCCTCATTTTATTTTTTCCGCGGACGATCAGAAGGAGGTCTATGTAGCACATTTGATGGAGGTAGACTCAGCAGATGATAAGGATTTGGACTTTGTCTACCAGTTTCATTTGAACAAGAGTAGCCATAAGGGTCGCAATATTCCCGGCAGTGTTTCGAATCTTGTTGGTAAGATGAATGTGTCAACAAGTTTCACCCTCTGTCCGAACAACAGCAAAATAATGGAAACTGAGTTTACATTGTTTGGCAATGCGGAAATTTTCGACAAAGAAACGCACGCATCGGATGATTCTCATAGGAAGAACAAGGGGCTGACAAAGAAGGTGTCACAAGTGTTTAAAACTAGTCCATCGTCGAAACGTAGGACGCTCTCAAAGTTTGGTGGATCAAGTTCGATAGAGGAAAGTTGTCCATGGGAGCCGAATGCTCTCAGTAAGGCCAATTTATTAGAGACTAATGTTCCTCCGAATTTTGAGTTGGCTGCTATTGTTGTGAAAGACCATCTTCCTTGTAATAAGCCTGCTGCGAAAGTGGGGGGCTGGGGTTTGAAATTTCTCAGTAAATCGGAGACGACGTTGCCTTCTGAAAGTTGTGCACGAAATACTGGTGATTGCTCGACTAGCACAAGCGTTCTAATTCCAGCAGGCCTTCATGGCGGGCCAAGAACCAGAGATGGTGGTCCATCCAGTCTGATAGATAGATGGAGATCTGGCGGCCGCTGTGACTGTGGTGGTTGGGATGAGGGATGTCCTCTGACTGTACTTCAGAGAAGATCAAGTGCATCCGAGGTTCCGAGTCAAGTAGATACACAAGGAGAATGCAAGTCAGCTGATTTAGTTACTCAG GGTTCCGGCGATTTCTGCCCAACCTTGAGGATGATAAATGTTCACGACggtttatactttattcattttcaaccacctcTGTCTGCACTACAAGCTTTCTCCATTGTTGTGGCAATAATTCATGCACAGAGTCCTACTCTTCGGCCGAAAAGAGCATAG